The window ACGAGCGCATGACGGAGGCCCTGGTCAGTCCGTGTTGGCGCTAACAGACAAATCTTGGAGATCGATATGATGAGCAACGCTACCTTTCCACTAAATCTTCACCAGCGAGCCAGTTTAGAATCCCAACGGGATTCTGCCCCAAAGCCCAGGGTTGCGAGGCACGGGCTACCCTGGGGAATCGGGGGAACACGGGATCAACCTCAACGGAGTTGCGTCTTTGGCCAATCGGAGAGGCGCAACCCCCTTGGGGTTGGTTCCTCCTCGTGCGCTCTAACCCGGGTAGCTCGTGCCTCGCAACCCTGGGCTGGAGGACGCAATCCCTTTGGGATTGGCGACAGCAATCCACTGAGCCGTGTAAGGAGCAGAGAGGACTGCCGCACTCCAAGATGCTGGCGCGTGACAGGTCGCGCCAGTCGGTTCATGACATTGGCGGCCATCATCACGGCTGCGCTGGCTTTCGTCCCGGCGGCTCGGGCGCAACAACCACCGAAACAGGCCCCGCAAGGACAGCCGGCGAAGCCACCAGCGCAGGCGCAGGCAAAGCAGGAACCCATACCGGCTCCCGGCACGCTGACCTTCAACACCGTGATCACCAAATTGAAGGCCGGGAAGCAGGTATTCAGCAACACCCTTACCGAACCTGATCTCGAGGCCGCGAAAAAGGTTTGCGCAGGGCAGGATTTCATCTGGATCGAAATGCAGCACAGCACGCTGACCTGGCGCGAAACGCAGAACCTGATCGAGGTGATCGCCAAGGCCGGCTGCATTCCCTTCGTGCGCGTGCCGTCCGCCAACGTCGGCGACATCCAGAAAGCCGTCGATGCCGGCGCGCTGGGAATCGTCATCCCTATGGTCTCCACGGTGGAGGAAGCCCGCAATGCCGTCCAGTTCGCCAAATTTCCGATTGGCAATCGCGAGAGCCCGAACACCAAGCCGTGGGGTCATCGGAGCGCGGGGAACAATCGAGCCACTGCCATTTGGGGACCGGGCTATGCCAACAACGCCAACAACAATATTCTCATCATGATCCAGATCGAGAATCCGGCGGGCGTCGGAATGATCGACACCATCCTTGATGAGGTCGAGGGCATCGATATCGTGATGGTGGCGAGCAACGATTTCGGCATCCAGGCCGGCGACCGCGATGGCTCACCGACCTACAATGCGCGCGAAGAAATCGTCCGCAAATCCGTGCTGGCCCATGGCAAGATCCTGGCCGGTCCCTCGAGCTGGCAGAAGCGCCCCGGTTACATGTTGTTCCAAGGCCGTCGCTCCGCCACGACGACGGGATATGAGGCGAAGTAGGGCAACTTAGTGGTCCATTTCATAAATACGATCACGTTCGCGGCAAGGGATTTTTCGGCCAGACGAGGCGCGAGCGACGAGCATATCCCGAAGTGGATCTGTAAGGAGCAAGCAACGAAGTCTGGCGAAAAAGAACTGCCGCCCTTCGGGTTGCGCCGAATTTTGCCTGGGGCTGCGTTGCTCCTCGGTCACAGCCCCACTGGCGGGGGATGCTCGCTCGTCGCGCCTTGCCCCAGGCCAAATTGGGCGCAACGAACGTGAGCGTATTTACGAAACGGACCACTTAGGCTCGCGCGATTTCACTGAGGAAACTTCAACTGGAAGAACACTCGCGAGAAATTCGTGACGATATTGGGCGAGACCGTGAACCGATCAGACGTAATCGAACCAAGGGAAACCCAATTCGTAGTATTTGTCGCGACATCTGGGGATCCAAGGACTTCAAACGTTCTTCCTAAAGTCCCGGATACTGCGACCTCGAGCCATTTGTCTTTCAGTAGAGCGATGCTCGTAATCCTCGGCGTTACGACCTGAATCGGCCGCGTCAGGTAGTACAGTCTCACTTGCCGAGCTTGATTGGCCACGGCTGCGTAAACGTATTTCCCTGAATCTTCGATCGTCGGCTTCCAGTTAATGGAGATGTTTGTTGTCGCCCCTTTCAAAGAATTCGTGATTCTCAAGAAATCATTGGGGGATTGGCTGTTGAAGGGATTAGCATCGTCGTCAGTTCCAATCAATGCGACGGAGCGTTCTGTGAAGTCCTGAATCCGACACAACAACGAAATGCTCTGGCCGGGAAAAACGTCCGTTGGATTGGATGGCGCGATTTCAATGTTCGGCCAGGTTGCGTTCGATGGTTTCCACGAGTTGCGAACGGCACCGCCCCATCGAGATCCTAATCCGGAATAATTAGCCCGAACTCCTTTTCGAAGTTCATGACCGTCCGCAAGCAGTGAAAATCCGAAACCGGTGTCGTTTGTCCGATACCACCCAGCGGGCGAATTCGTGATTCCAGGAATAGTGCCCTGATACCATTCGTGAACTTTGCTGTGCGGCGTGTCTTCCAAGCACAAGAAATTCAAACCGTCATTTGCGAACCGAGAATCCAAATACAATTGTGTCGCTCCAGGGATCGACTCGCCCTAGGGAGACGGGCAAATTGCCACATTTTGGTAATAGTTGTCTGCAAAAATGACGTTGTTCAAATTGTTCAAAACTACGACTGCTGTGTCTCGGGCAGCCGGACAAATAGCACCAAAGAAAACGCAATCTGCATCAGTGAGCGGATGCGGATCAAGCGTTGTCAGATGATCGACCCAGACTCCTTGTTCTCCCAACAAGCGCGCTATCTCAGAAACGACCCCTCCGCCCCGGCTGTGCCCAATCAAATGAATTGGCAGCTTTGCAAATGCCCGCACCGTAGTACCGTTTCCAAGATCAATGGCTCGCGTTAAATAGGGGACAACGAGTGAAGCCACATCGGTTGAATTCGCAGGGTCAGTGAATCCAGCAACTGTGTGCCAAAAGACTTTTACGACGATCTCGGCGTTTGTCGTAAACGCACTGCTTGGAAGTCCTGACTCCAATTTGAAGATTTGCACGGACGGACTGCGCGCAATCGAAGGCCATTGGATCTCCATTCGGTACACCGAAGTATTTCGGCCTGCCCGCAAGGCGACATTGCTCGCCATCGTATCAATCCAATCGGGGTAATTGTTTCCAAATTGGAATCCATGCGTAATCACGGTGACGCTTGCCCCCAAACACGGCAGTATTGAGAGGAAAAGCGGGATACAAAAGGAAACCTTACCCAGCATGGGGCCGGTGGTTATCACGAATAACCTTCAGCGTCAATTTCCGTACCAGCACCCAACAGATCAAGAAATCATCTTCGTCCTGCGTGGCGAAATGCCTCTTGCCGGCAAGGTCCGGCCTGGCCTGGCCGTCAAATCCCGGCCCCTATTCGATCTCATCTCCACTCGGCGCTTGCCCAGTGGTGAGGAATGTCTTGATCAACTCGCCCTCACCGCAAACCACCATCTCCGGGAATCGCTTGAACCACTTGCCCTCTGGCACCTGGGGGTGAGTATCCATCCATCGCAGCATCAACCGGAGTTGCAGGCTGGAAATGTTTCGTTGCTGAATTCGCTCAAGGAGATGTGCGTAGAGAGGCGGCGGTAGATTCTGGCGGCGAATCCTTGGCATGATTCACTCGCCGTAAAATCCCCTGGTCATAGCGGACTTTAGACGAATGATCTCAGCCGGGTCTGTAGTATTCGCCAGGCGGTCGGCCAATTCCCCCAATTCGTCGGCGCTGAGCTGGCGGCCTCGAGCGAGCTTCAGCGCATATTGAATAACTTTTGCCTGCTCGTCCGGCGGCAGATCGTCAATTTCTTCGATTACTTTGGCCGCAGTCATGGGCTAAGAGTACGTTGCTCGGAATTCGCCGACAAGACTCAAGAACGCACTGTGAACTCGCGAAAGCCTTCTACGAGTCGGGATCGAGCTTTCTCGCGATGCGGCGGAGCTTGCCGCCTTAGCCAAGGCTTCCCCAAGCAGGCGATGACAGTCTCGCCAACGTTCGGCACGCTCTGGACCGGCTCCATTCTCCCACGCGTAACCAGCCTCGAAGACCGCCTCAATGGAGTTGTTGGCTAGCGTTTCAGTTCGCTCATCCGCTCCATGACCCACAAGTAGTCCGTCCGCGGTTCAGCCGGAAAATCCCCGGCCACCGCGCCGCGAACACCAGGGCGAACGGTCCCGTTGGGTCCGGTGACGGACCAGCGATGAAGCTCGGTGTGGCCGTCTGCAAACGAGAAATTGGCCCCGCCATTATGAAACGAGGCCGGCAGGTTCGCCCACTCATAGCGCCCCAGCCGAAGCATGAAGAATCCGTCGTTGAGCGTGTCCGGATGTTCGTCGAGAAACAGAAAAGTCGATGCCGGATTACGAATATCAGCCGTCTTGAAGAACTGCCGGAAATCCCGATTGAACTCATCGAGCAGCGCGCCCGGATCGCCGACCATCAAGTTCAACGAATAGCTGCGCAGCCGCGGGCCGTTGTCGGCCAGGGCGCGGTCCGCCGGACACTTGAATGCCTTGACGGATTTTCCGGCGTATTCACCGAGCAACGCTTGCGTGAGCAGGACCGCGTTGGTGTTGTCGGGATCCGCTCCCCAGGACAGGTTCTGATTGGCCCAGGTGTTTCGCTCCTTCCGGGTCTGATCCGCGCCGTGGTTGTTGACGCATCGATCCTCATTCGCATCCGCGTAAAGCCGCCAGGCCAGGGTCAACTGGCGGGTATGGTTGAGGCAGGTAATTCCGTTTGCTTTGGCCTTCGCCCGACTCAACGCTGGAAGCAAAATCGCCGCGAGAATTCCAAGAACGGCGATGACGACCAGCAGCTCGATCAACGTGAAAGCGAGGGTCTGTCGAAGCCCTCCGGGACCGCGGGGCAGGCTGAGAGCCTGTCTGAAAATTCCGTGGGGTCCTGTTTTCGCGGAAAGGGCTGTATGGCGAGACGCGACGATCGCGCAGATCGAAATCTCGGAGAAAGACATGGCCGGCCAGATTCAACAGGCCGTGGACAACGGGGCCGTCGGAGCCTTC of the Verrucomicrobiota bacterium genome contains:
- a CDS encoding prepilin-type N-terminal cleavage/methylation domain-containing protein — protein: MSFSEISICAIVASRHTALSAKTGPHGIFRQALSLPRGPGGLRQTLAFTLIELLVVIAVLGILAAILLPALSRAKAKANGITCLNHTRQLTLAWRLYADANEDRCVNNHGADQTRKERNTWANQNLSWGADPDNTNAVLLTQALLGEYAGKSVKAFKCPADRALADNGPRLRSYSLNLMVGDPGALLDEFNRDFRQFFKTADIRNPASTFLFLDEHPDTLNDGFFMLRLGRYEWANLPASFHNGGANFSFADGHTELHRWSVTGPNGTVRPGVRGAVAGDFPAEPRTDYLWVMERMSELKR